A section of the Streptomyces xinghaiensis S187 genome encodes:
- a CDS encoding ATP-binding protein, producing MSELRTQKYFDARPQSVGLAREFTTATLSSWGLDELSDDVRLCVSELATNALVHGTEPGRGFLVILSNDDNVVHLEVHDSRSLRRDSHRPHVHHPDPADASGRGLLLVEMLTDAWGVESRQPFGKIVWSRFKAVAATREAACSPAPPAVPSGHLPSLQGPH from the coding sequence ATGTCCGAACTGAGGACACAGAAGTATTTTGACGCCAGGCCCCAGTCCGTAGGCCTGGCACGCGAGTTCACCACCGCGACCTTGTCGTCCTGGGGACTGGACGAGCTCTCGGACGATGTCCGGCTCTGCGTCTCCGAATTGGCCACCAACGCGCTCGTCCATGGAACGGAGCCCGGACGCGGCTTCCTCGTCATCCTGAGCAACGATGACAATGTCGTACACCTTGAAGTGCACGACAGCCGCAGCCTTCGCCGCGACAGCCACCGGCCGCACGTCCACCACCCGGACCCGGCGGACGCCTCCGGCCGCGGGCTGTTGCTCGTGGAGATGCTCACCGATGCCTGGGGAGTCGAGAGCCGCCAACCGTTCGGCAAGATCGTCTGGTCGCGTTTCAAGGCCGTCGCCGCCACCCGGGAAGCAGCATGCTCGCCGGCGCCGCCCGCCGTACCATCCGGCCACCTCCCCTCTCTCCAGGGTCCGCACTGA
- a CDS encoding tetratricopeptide repeat protein produces MRQQPRAVHDVSCGRSLRERILGRAGSPDFMPQALAAQVAAEIEAHCGHRRLKCRRLAMGWTVAQAVAAAHQLVEEECLAKVGLSERSWKDWEAGRLPSPDYQDLLCRLFATGPVELGFAHDYSPAPAADGSSPLWRGHGPDGTLSEREAAQAGADPWTFTEVEATKRRDAVKLAGLAMASPAAAARILDQAAAEAMEFTRQAEATSLGSGTLDHLDLAVTEFNRAYSLKPPKAVFDAVMDYRRKVAALLAGRHTHQQERELLTFAGWLSELLAWLAHDLGDARTGLAFATDAFVHGQQAGHGRLCAWAMDAAASINLYEQRPGKARNAALKGLSEAAVPHPLTVRLHAQAARAAAADGDADGFTTAFRAAEDAYGILPPRSPRRFGLDVLPLADYALTSYSATSFIWLGQAEQARQYAEQALATYESAPEASRSPSREAIARIDLALAHALLGDSDAAVALGHQALDSTRVVDSVRHRAGDLTAFLARRHPGREAVETLRERLVAVGAAACAVTAAPAHEPEEGVT; encoded by the coding sequence GTGAGACAGCAGCCCAGGGCGGTCCACGACGTGTCGTGCGGCAGATCACTGCGCGAGCGGATCCTGGGTCGGGCCGGGTCCCCCGATTTCATGCCGCAAGCCCTGGCCGCGCAGGTGGCTGCCGAGATCGAGGCCCACTGCGGCCACCGCCGTCTCAAATGCCGCCGCCTGGCCATGGGCTGGACGGTCGCCCAGGCCGTCGCCGCTGCCCACCAGTTGGTTGAGGAGGAGTGCTTGGCCAAGGTGGGCCTCTCCGAACGCTCCTGGAAGGACTGGGAGGCCGGCCGACTGCCCAGCCCCGACTACCAGGATCTGCTGTGCCGTTTGTTCGCCACCGGCCCCGTCGAGTTGGGGTTCGCCCACGACTACTCACCCGCACCTGCGGCGGATGGATCCAGTCCGCTCTGGAGGGGGCATGGCCCGGATGGAACACTCTCCGAGAGGGAAGCAGCCCAAGCGGGTGCAGACCCGTGGACCTTCACGGAGGTGGAGGCAACGAAGCGACGCGACGCGGTGAAACTCGCCGGACTGGCCATGGCCTCCCCGGCCGCCGCAGCAAGGATTCTTGATCAGGCCGCCGCTGAGGCCATGGAGTTCACCCGCCAGGCCGAGGCGACCTCACTCGGCTCGGGAACTCTGGATCACCTCGACCTTGCTGTCACCGAGTTCAACCGCGCGTACTCCCTGAAGCCGCCCAAGGCGGTTTTCGATGCGGTGATGGACTACCGGCGCAAGGTCGCCGCTCTCCTCGCGGGCCGACACACCCACCAACAGGAACGTGAACTGCTGACGTTCGCCGGCTGGCTGTCCGAGCTCTTGGCCTGGCTCGCCCACGACCTCGGAGACGCCCGCACCGGTCTGGCCTTCGCCACCGACGCGTTCGTCCACGGACAGCAAGCCGGCCACGGCCGGCTGTGTGCATGGGCGATGGACGCCGCCGCCTCCATCAACCTGTATGAACAGAGGCCCGGAAAGGCGCGCAACGCTGCCCTTAAGGGTCTCAGCGAAGCAGCGGTACCCCATCCGCTGACCGTGCGGCTCCATGCCCAGGCCGCACGCGCTGCCGCCGCCGACGGTGACGCGGACGGCTTCACCACCGCTTTCCGAGCAGCCGAGGACGCCTATGGGATTCTGCCGCCGCGGTCACCCCGCCGCTTCGGCCTGGACGTGCTGCCCCTGGCGGACTATGCGCTGACCTCCTACTCAGCGACCTCGTTCATCTGGCTCGGTCAGGCCGAACAGGCCCGGCAGTACGCTGAACAGGCTCTGGCAACCTACGAGTCGGCGCCTGAGGCCTCCCGGTCCCCGAGCCGCGAAGCCATCGCCCGCATCGACCTCGCCCTCGCCCATGCCCTCCTCGGTGACTCCGACGCCGCCGTCGCTCTCGGTCACCAAGCCCTCGACTCCACCCGCGTGGTCGACTCCGTCCGCCACCGGGCCGGCGACTTGACCGCGTTCCTGGCCCGCCGCCATCCCGGCCGGGAGGCCGTCGAGACTTTGCGTGAACGGCTGGTGGCAGTCGGCGCTGCCGCTTGCGCCGTCACCGCAGCCCCAGCACACGAACCCGAAGAAGGTGTCACGTGA
- a CDS encoding ASCH domain-containing protein, which translates to MTGLYQPAEYSLSIRKPYFDLIASGAKTIEVRVGYPKIRRITAGDMLRITCADQALTTRVTAVKEYNSFTAMLDAEDPAVIGGPGMTRDQLLTAIRDIYPPDKEALGVFAVHLARTRAGQPAPGDGDQGDTA; encoded by the coding sequence GTGACCGGCCTGTACCAGCCTGCCGAGTATTCCCTCAGCATTCGGAAGCCCTACTTCGACCTCATCGCGTCGGGCGCCAAGACCATCGAGGTGCGCGTCGGCTATCCCAAGATCCGCAGGATCACCGCCGGGGACATGCTGCGCATCACGTGCGCGGACCAGGCGCTGACCACCCGCGTCACCGCGGTGAAGGAATACAACTCCTTCACTGCGATGCTGGACGCCGAGGACCCGGCCGTGATCGGCGGACCCGGCATGACCCGCGACCAGCTCCTCACCGCGATCCGGGACATCTACCCGCCCGATAAGGAAGCCCTCGGCGTCTTCGCCGTTCACCTCGCCCGTACCCGGGCGGGACAGCCCGCCCCCGGCGACGGTGACCAGGGAGACACAGCGTGA
- a CDS encoding YdcF family protein has protein sequence MTDDQRTLTEDQRQQAELLWAYHQMHHQVRPVDAAIGLGSHDLGVPAYCARLYRAGLFPILVFTGGPNPTVPERFPRGEAVHFREHAIELGVPDEAILVEPKARNTGQNITFSREALSGAGVTVKRVMLISMPYMERRSFATARKLWPEADVICASEPLEFDDYLKSIGDEKLVTDQLVGDLQRVIEYPGLGFAIEQHVPGDARAAFESLIRDGFTGRLIH, from the coding sequence GTGACGGACGACCAGCGGACGCTCACCGAGGACCAGCGGCAGCAGGCCGAGTTGCTCTGGGCCTATCACCAGATGCACCACCAGGTCCGGCCGGTCGATGCCGCGATCGGGCTGGGCAGCCACGACCTTGGTGTACCCGCGTACTGTGCCCGTCTGTATCGCGCCGGGCTCTTCCCGATCCTGGTCTTCACCGGCGGCCCCAATCCCACCGTCCCGGAGCGGTTCCCCCGCGGTGAGGCCGTCCACTTCCGGGAGCACGCCATCGAACTGGGCGTCCCCGATGAGGCGATCCTGGTGGAGCCCAAGGCCCGCAACACCGGCCAGAACATCACCTTTTCCCGCGAGGCCCTGTCCGGCGCCGGGGTCACGGTGAAGAGGGTGATGCTGATCTCCATGCCGTATATGGAGCGGCGCTCCTTCGCCACCGCGCGCAAACTGTGGCCGGAGGCTGACGTGATCTGTGCCTCGGAGCCACTGGAGTTCGACGACTACCTCAAGAGCATTGGTGACGAGAAGCTCGTCACCGACCAACTCGTCGGTGACCTCCAGCGGGTGATCGAGTATCCCGGGCTCGGCTTCGCCATCGAACAGCACGTCCCGGGGGACGCGCGTGCCGCTTTCGAGTCGCTCATCCGCGACGGTTTCACCGGCCGCCTCATCCACTGA
- a CDS encoding carbohydrate ABC transporter permease — MAKTGSVPGPSGPPGPARPSIVARLAARTSGGLVQAVLLVIALFWLTPTIGLLVSSLRETSDIATSGWWTVFTEPAQLTVDNYANLLGNDDITTSLWTTVAITVPSTVLVIVIGALAGYAFAWLDFPGRDWVFMVVVGLLVVPVQVALIPVSKLFNSLGIFQTLAGVVFFHVAFGLPFAVFLLRNFFAEIPRELLEAARLDGAGEIRLFTRVVLPLGGPAIASLGIFQFLWVWNDMLVALIFADPGSPPVTVALQQQVRQFGNNIDVLASGAFVSMVIPLAVFFAFQRQFVNGVMAGAVK; from the coding sequence GTGGCGAAGACGGGAAGCGTGCCGGGCCCGTCCGGCCCGCCCGGTCCGGCCAGGCCCTCGATCGTCGCGCGGCTGGCGGCCCGTACCAGCGGCGGGCTCGTGCAGGCCGTCCTGCTGGTGATCGCCCTGTTCTGGCTGACGCCGACGATCGGCCTGCTGGTCTCCTCGCTCCGCGAGACCTCGGACATCGCCACCAGCGGCTGGTGGACGGTCTTCACCGAGCCCGCGCAGCTGACCGTGGACAACTACGCCAACCTGCTCGGCAACGACGACATCACCACCTCGCTGTGGACGACCGTGGCGATCACGGTGCCGTCCACGGTGCTCGTCATCGTCATCGGCGCCCTGGCCGGCTACGCCTTCGCCTGGCTGGACTTCCCGGGCCGCGACTGGGTGTTCATGGTGGTCGTGGGGCTGCTGGTGGTGCCGGTGCAGGTGGCGCTGATCCCGGTGTCGAAGCTCTTCAACAGCCTCGGAATCTTCCAGACACTGGCGGGCGTGGTCTTCTTCCACGTCGCCTTCGGCCTGCCGTTCGCCGTCTTCCTGCTGCGGAACTTCTTCGCGGAGATCCCGCGCGAACTGCTGGAGGCGGCACGGCTGGACGGAGCGGGCGAGATCCGGCTCTTCACCCGGGTCGTGCTGCCGCTGGGCGGCCCGGCGATCGCCTCGCTGGGCATCTTCCAGTTCCTCTGGGTCTGGAACGACATGCTGGTGGCGCTGATCTTCGCCGACCCGGGTTCGCCGCCGGTCACCGTGGCGCTCCAGCAGCAGGTACGCCAGTTCGGCAACAACATCGACGTCCTGGCGTCGGGAGCCTTCGTCTCGATGGTGATCCCGCTGGCGGTCTTCTTCGCCTTCCAGCGCCAGTTCGTCAACGGAGTGATGGCGGGCGCCGTCAAGTAA
- a CDS encoding carbohydrate ABC transporter permease: MTTATAGGAATPGAPPPVTKKGVAGTRAWIAACFLLPALVLLGALVVYPIGYSVVRSFFDTEGTGFVGLDNYGELFSDPGTRTALKNNLVWVIVAPAVSTALGLIYAVLTERVRWGTAFKMIVFMPMAISMLAAGIIFTLVYQQDPERGVANAVWTGIHDTFSESSAYPGARPRPNTGIEKTAGGSFTTEETVRAGDPAGLPLVGIPPAGIPKDAAEAVAAEPDGDKVTGTVWLDFTPGGGGEAGVIDRGEKALAGVKVEAVRDGEVVASAESGEDGTYSLPASAAGAQLRLPGSNFTEAYNGINWLGPNLVTPAIIGSYIWMWAGFAMVLIGAGLASVPRELMEAARVDGANEWQVFRKVTVPLLAPVLAVVTVTLMINVLKIFDLVYILAPGATQNDANVLALQLYLLSFGTDAEQGVGSAIAVVLLLLVVPVMAFNIRRMRRERRP; encoded by the coding sequence ATGACGACAGCGACCGCGGGGGGCGCCGCCACACCCGGCGCCCCGCCCCCCGTCACCAAGAAGGGCGTGGCCGGCACCCGGGCCTGGATCGCGGCGTGCTTCCTGCTGCCCGCGCTCGTGCTGCTGGGCGCGCTCGTGGTCTACCCCATCGGGTACTCCGTGGTGCGGAGCTTCTTCGACACGGAGGGCACCGGCTTCGTCGGCCTGGACAACTACGGCGAGCTGTTCTCCGACCCCGGCACCCGCACCGCGCTGAAGAACAACCTGGTCTGGGTGATCGTGGCCCCGGCCGTCTCCACGGCGCTCGGCCTCATCTACGCCGTGCTGACGGAGCGGGTCCGCTGGGGCACCGCCTTCAAGATGATCGTCTTCATGCCGATGGCGATCTCCATGCTGGCGGCGGGCATCATCTTCACGCTCGTCTACCAGCAGGACCCGGAGCGCGGGGTCGCCAACGCCGTGTGGACGGGCATCCACGACACCTTCTCCGAGTCCTCCGCCTATCCCGGCGCCCGGCCGCGGCCGAACACGGGCATCGAGAAGACGGCCGGCGGCTCCTTCACCACCGAGGAGACCGTACGGGCCGGGGACCCGGCCGGGCTGCCGCTGGTCGGCATCCCCCCGGCCGGGATACCGAAGGACGCGGCGGAGGCCGTGGCCGCCGAGCCGGACGGGGACAAGGTCACCGGCACCGTCTGGCTCGACTTCACGCCCGGCGGTGGCGGCGAGGCCGGGGTGATCGACCGCGGCGAGAAGGCCCTGGCCGGGGTGAAGGTCGAGGCGGTCCGGGACGGCGAGGTCGTCGCGAGCGCCGAGTCCGGCGAGGACGGGACGTACAGCCTGCCCGCGAGCGCGGCCGGGGCCCAGCTGCGGCTGCCCGGCTCGAACTTCACCGAGGCGTACAACGGCATCAACTGGCTCGGCCCCAACCTCGTCACCCCCGCCATCATCGGCAGCTACATCTGGATGTGGGCCGGCTTCGCGATGGTCCTCATCGGGGCGGGGCTGGCGAGCGTGCCACGCGAGCTGATGGAGGCGGCCCGGGTGGACGGGGCCAACGAGTGGCAGGTCTTCCGCAAGGTGACGGTGCCACTGCTGGCACCGGTGCTGGCGGTGGTGACCGTCACGCTGATGATCAACGTGCTGAAGATCTTCGACCTCGTCTACATCCTGGCGCCGGGGGCCACCCAGAACGACGCCAACGTCCTCGCCCTCCAGCTGTACCTGCTGTCCTTCGGCACCGACGCCGAACAGGGCGTCGGCAGCGCGATCGCCGTGGTCCTGCTGTTGCTGGTGGTACCGGTGATGGCCTTCAACATCCGCCGCATGCGAAGGGAGCGACGCCCGTGA
- a CDS encoding ABC transporter substrate-binding protein — protein MRTTLTTANGAARGARSAGSHTRRTTRAVLAAVTASALALTAAGCGGGGDDGKEGESGGEGKSAVTVDLPKLTGEKLQVAAVWTGAEQKNFKAVLDEFEKRTGAEVSFVPTGDSISTFLGTKIEGGQPPDIALLPQVGALKQFASQGELKPAGEEVQEQLEKNFSQGWRDLGAHEGKQYGVYFKAANKSLIWYNTAAFENAGVEEPATWDDFLQTARTISDSGVAPVSVGGADGWTLTDWFENVYLSQAGPEKYDQLAEHEIKWTDPSVKEALETLGELFGDKTLIAGGQEGALQTEFPKSVTQTFAGGDAPEAAMVFEGDFVAVNISSDTEAEIGTDAKVFPFPAVGEESPVVSAGDVAVALKDGKGPQALLTFLASTDAAEIWAKAGGFISPNKELDLKAYPDDVQRDIAKALVDAGDDFRFDMSDQAPASFGGTKGEGEWKALQDFLKNPDDVAGAQKRLEAEAAKAYKN, from the coding sequence ATGCGCACAACTCTCACCACCGCGAACGGAGCGGCACGCGGAGCGCGCTCCGCAGGCAGTCACACACGACGTACCACACGGGCCGTGCTGGCCGCCGTCACCGCGAGCGCGCTCGCGCTCACCGCCGCGGGCTGCGGCGGAGGCGGAGACGACGGGAAGGAGGGCGAGAGCGGAGGTGAGGGCAAGAGCGCCGTCACCGTCGACCTTCCGAAGCTCACGGGGGAGAAGCTCCAGGTGGCCGCCGTCTGGACGGGCGCGGAGCAGAAGAACTTCAAGGCCGTGCTGGACGAGTTCGAGAAGCGGACCGGCGCCGAGGTCTCGTTCGTCCCGACCGGCGACTCCATCTCCACCTTCCTCGGCACGAAGATCGAGGGAGGCCAGCCGCCGGACATCGCACTGCTCCCGCAGGTCGGCGCGCTCAAGCAGTTCGCGTCCCAGGGCGAGCTGAAGCCGGCCGGTGAGGAGGTGCAGGAACAGCTGGAGAAGAACTTCTCGCAGGGCTGGCGCGATCTCGGCGCCCACGAGGGCAAGCAGTACGGCGTCTACTTCAAGGCCGCCAACAAGTCCCTCATCTGGTACAACACCGCGGCCTTCGAGAACGCGGGCGTGGAGGAGCCCGCGACCTGGGACGACTTCCTCCAGACCGCCCGCACCATCTCCGACTCCGGGGTGGCGCCGGTCTCCGTCGGCGGCGCGGACGGCTGGACGCTCACCGACTGGTTCGAGAACGTCTACCTCTCCCAGGCGGGGCCGGAGAAGTACGACCAGCTCGCCGAACACGAGATCAAGTGGACCGACCCCTCCGTCAAGGAGGCGCTGGAGACCCTCGGCGAGCTGTTCGGCGACAAGACGCTGATCGCGGGCGGCCAGGAGGGAGCGCTGCAGACCGAGTTCCCGAAGTCCGTCACCCAGACCTTCGCCGGCGGTGACGCGCCGGAGGCCGCCATGGTCTTCGAGGGCGACTTCGTGGCCGTCAACATCTCCTCGGACACCGAGGCGGAGATCGGCACCGACGCCAAGGTCTTCCCGTTCCCGGCCGTGGGCGAGGAATCCCCGGTGGTCAGCGCCGGTGACGTGGCCGTCGCGCTCAAGGACGGCAAGGGCCCGCAGGCCCTGCTGACCTTCCTCGCCTCCACGGACGCCGCCGAGATCTGGGCCAAGGCCGGCGGCTTCATCTCGCCCAACAAGGAACTGGACCTCAAGGCCTACCCGGACGACGTCCAGCGGGACATCGCCAAGGCCCTCGTCGACGCGGGTGACGACTTCCGCTTCGACATGTCCGACCAGGCGCCGGCCTCCTTCGGCGGCACCAAGGGCGAGGGCGAGTGGAAGGCGCTCCAGGACTTCCTCAAGAACCCCGACGACGTGGCCGGTGCCCAGAAGCGGCTGGAAGCGGAAGCCGCCAAGGCCTACAAGAACTGA
- a CDS encoding FHA domain-containing protein, with translation MQIRLTVLGPLSGHAPRSCDVLVTAPAGTALAAVAGGLAAAVAAVAEPGRGAEPAVPGASGTRAGGAAQNSASVVLYAGSERLDSRHRLLGEPPLVDGAVLSLHAPVEPGLHPGIAQETAARGTARLHVVAGPDAGGVHLLHGGQIRIGRSADADVPLDDPDVSRLHCAVTLSGDGLVTVADLGSTNGTAVDGAPVDGRPRPLPPGALLRVGESALRLESAADTGEDPPAQSPTGPGAVRRPAVLPGSLPVAPDGEGRLRVELPGSVPAVAGGRVRTAAQAPEAARDATPASGTAVPGGPAHGGPYGRGGEHAPAGEGPGGHGACEQHGGPGEPGYAEHGRGEPGYGESGYSGAGYRPQEPPGRARLPGQRGPGGEPGPYLPGERPDGPRDHTVTGHGDVPDPYGRPAGETRAARGSGAFRGPGPGSGDAGSPWPPGAPAPGPVRPGASAGAPPADGYGAGRPGARPGEGGEADRRAARRGRGIGAWARRLAGGRAEDEPAGPGRPAGAFGPSAAAAAALHRRWPDPSEILLTALGPGPRLWERGPGHPDALVVRLGTADRAGVPSFPVTVGLRQAGSLGLAGPRARLAGLARSVVAQLAALHSPATLEIVLISADPARDLRDRMADWAWLGWLPQLRPAHGQDCRLLLAYDAEQAAARIAELSRQVEEAPLTAAAGHGTGGTAARGDGSYTVVVLDGDPGSPELRGATARLACAGPAAGVHLLCAVETPAASPAAPLLANFETARAVSPAFGECGAVAMLSGEVATALRLIHLPADRRGAHGPGGPAAPAADPAPAAYGGHGAHGHATPYGTAGPAAGPGGPPSGDPADTHGVSSRAVPVERAPGGRRPGVPDNGTAAVADAVSSAWAERFARSLAPLRLPDTGVGAHGPGGSRRVAVTLPRAARLLDELGLARATPASLTARWAAAADPGTPPGGRLCAVLGAGPHGPLTVDVAAEGPHLLVEGGAGSGKTELLRSLAASLAAADRPDRLAMALVDGGGLRSPQPEARGEGLRACTDLPHVTTYVTGVDPVRMRAFAQALSSELKRRAELLDGLDFSAWHTRWAGRAERPARRAAERPGGDRRSGDLEPESGGTLKLRIRGGGRPGEGGAPAPGANPAGPHGSSPGGAPGGTGAAPAGTVPAPAGSARNGAAAGAEPEARAAAGPEALPRLVVLVDDFDALLSPALGSTGRPAAGSVVRALEAVAREGARLGVHLIAATGHPERTAGTAAAEAAGVRVSLEVLPAVTDGPEKAGATAGRGRLTGPDGSAVWFQAGRVTGRIPRTATQRPTVVPLDWERMGDPPTRRPLRELGNGPTDLALLASALQRAAESADAAPAPPLV, from the coding sequence ATGCAGATCCGCTTGACCGTCCTCGGGCCGCTCAGCGGCCATGCCCCGCGTTCCTGCGATGTGCTCGTCACGGCCCCCGCCGGAACGGCGCTCGCCGCGGTGGCCGGCGGCCTCGCGGCCGCCGTGGCCGCCGTCGCGGAGCCCGGGCGCGGCGCGGAGCCCGCCGTCCCCGGCGCTTCCGGCACCCGTGCGGGCGGCGCGGCGCAGAACTCGGCCTCCGTGGTGCTGTACGCGGGCTCCGAACGGCTCGACAGCCGCCACCGCCTGCTGGGCGAACCGCCGCTCGTCGACGGCGCGGTGCTCTCCCTGCACGCCCCGGTCGAGCCCGGACTGCATCCCGGCATCGCCCAGGAGACGGCCGCGCGGGGCACCGCCCGGCTCCACGTCGTCGCCGGGCCGGACGCGGGCGGGGTCCATCTGCTGCACGGCGGGCAGATCCGGATCGGCCGCTCCGCCGACGCCGACGTCCCGCTCGACGACCCCGACGTCTCCCGGCTGCACTGCGCGGTGACGCTCTCCGGGGACGGCCTGGTGACCGTCGCGGACCTCGGCTCGACCAACGGCACCGCGGTCGACGGCGCGCCCGTGGACGGCCGGCCCCGGCCGCTGCCGCCGGGTGCCCTGCTCCGCGTCGGGGAATCGGCGCTGCGGCTGGAGTCCGCGGCGGACACGGGAGAGGACCCTCCGGCGCAGTCCCCCACCGGGCCGGGGGCGGTGCGGCGGCCGGCGGTACTGCCCGGTTCGCTCCCGGTGGCGCCGGACGGCGAGGGCCGGCTCCGGGTCGAGCTGCCCGGCAGCGTCCCAGCCGTCGCCGGTGGCCGGGTCCGCACCGCGGCCCAGGCCCCGGAGGCCGCCCGGGACGCGACCCCGGCTTCCGGTACCGCGGTTCCGGGCGGGCCCGCGCACGGCGGTCCGTACGGCCGGGGCGGCGAGCACGCACCAGCCGGCGAGGGGCCGGGCGGGCACGGGGCGTGTGAACAGCACGGCGGCCCCGGGGAGCCGGGGTACGCGGAACACGGGCGCGGTGAGCCCGGATACGGCGAATCCGGGTACAGCGGCGCCGGGTACCGCCCGCAGGAGCCGCCCGGCCGGGCGCGGCTGCCCGGACAGCGGGGCCCCGGCGGGGAGCCGGGCCCGTACCTGCCCGGCGAGCGCCCGGACGGCCCCCGGGACCACACGGTGACCGGCCACGGCGACGTCCCCGACCCGTACGGGCGCCCCGCGGGCGAGACCCGCGCCGCCCGGGGCAGCGGCGCCTTCCGCGGCCCCGGCCCCGGCTCCGGCGACGCCGGATCCCCGTGGCCGCCCGGCGCGCCCGCGCCCGGTCCGGTCCGGCCCGGCGCCTCCGCCGGGGCGCCGCCCGCGGACGGATACGGCGCCGGCCGTCCCGGTGCGCGGCCCGGCGAGGGCGGCGAGGCGGACCGCCGCGCCGCGCGCCGCGGCCGCGGCATAGGAGCCTGGGCCCGCCGCCTGGCCGGCGGCCGCGCCGAGGACGAGCCCGCCGGGCCCGGCCGTCCGGCCGGCGCCTTCGGTCCGTCCGCCGCCGCTGCCGCCGCGCTGCACCGGCGCTGGCCCGACCCCTCCGAGATCCTGCTCACCGCCCTGGGCCCCGGTCCACGGCTGTGGGAACGCGGCCCCGGACACCCCGACGCCCTGGTGGTGCGGCTCGGCACGGCCGACCGCGCGGGGGTGCCCTCCTTCCCCGTCACCGTCGGGCTGCGGCAGGCCGGTTCGCTGGGCCTGGCCGGTCCGCGGGCGCGGCTGGCCGGGCTGGCCCGGTCCGTCGTCGCGCAGCTCGCCGCGCTGCACTCCCCCGCCACCCTGGAGATCGTCCTGATCAGCGCCGACCCGGCGCGGGACCTGCGGGACCGGATGGCCGACTGGGCCTGGCTCGGCTGGCTGCCGCAGCTGCGTCCGGCCCACGGCCAGGACTGCCGCCTGCTGCTCGCCTACGACGCCGAGCAGGCCGCCGCCCGGATCGCGGAGCTGTCCCGCCAGGTGGAGGAGGCCCCGCTCACCGCGGCGGCCGGACACGGCACCGGCGGCACGGCGGCCCGGGGCGACGGCTCGTACACCGTGGTGGTCCTGGACGGCGATCCCGGCTCCCCGGAGCTGCGGGGGGCCACGGCCCGGCTGGCGTGCGCCGGTCCGGCCGCCGGGGTCCATCTCCTCTGCGCGGTGGAGACCCCGGCCGCCTCCCCCGCGGCTCCGCTGCTCGCCAACTTCGAGACGGCCCGCGCGGTGTCCCCGGCCTTCGGGGAGTGCGGCGCGGTGGCGATGCTGAGCGGTGAGGTGGCCACGGCGCTCCGGCTGATACACCTTCCCGCCGACCGGCGCGGGGCGCACGGACCGGGAGGCCCGGCCGCACCCGCCGCGGACCCCGCCCCGGCCGCGTACGGCGGCCACGGGGCGCACGGCCACGCCACCCCGTACGGCACGGCGGGGCCCGCCGCCGGGCCCGGCGGCCCGCCCTCCGGCGACCCGGCGGACACCCATGGCGTCTCGTCCCGCGCGGTGCCGGTGGAGCGCGCCCCGGGCGGTCGCCGTCCCGGGGTGCCGGACAACGGCACGGCCGCGGTCGCCGACGCCGTGTCCAGCGCCTGGGCCGAGCGGTTCGCCCGGTCGCTCGCGCCGCTGCGGCTGCCGGACACCGGGGTGGGGGCACACGGTCCGGGCGGATCGCGGCGGGTGGCGGTGACGCTGCCGCGTGCCGCGCGGCTGCTGGACGAGCTGGGGCTGGCCCGCGCCACCCCCGCCTCGCTGACGGCCCGTTGGGCCGCCGCGGCCGACCCCGGGACTCCGCCGGGCGGGCGGCTCTGCGCGGTGCTCGGCGCGGGGCCGCACGGCCCGCTCACCGTGGACGTGGCGGCCGAGGGCCCGCATCTGCTGGTCGAGGGCGGCGCGGGAAGCGGCAAGACCGAGCTGCTGCGGTCGCTGGCCGCCTCCCTGGCGGCGGCCGACCGGCCCGACCGGCTGGCGATGGCGCTGGTGGACGGCGGCGGGCTGCGCTCCCCGCAGCCGGAGGCCCGCGGCGAGGGCCTCCGGGCCTGCACGGACCTCCCGCATGTGACGACGTATGTGACCGGCGTCGACCCGGTGCGGATGCGGGCCTTCGCCCAGGCGCTCAGCTCGGAGCTGAAACGGCGGGCCGAACTCCTGGACGGGCTGGACTTCTCCGCGTGGCACACCCGGTGGGCGGGCCGTGCGGAGCGGCCGGCGCGGCGTGCGGCGGAGCGCCCGGGCGGCGACCGGCGGAGCGGTGATCTGGAGCCGGAGTCCGGCGGCACGCTGAAGCTCCGGATCCGCGGCGGCGGCCGTCCCGGGGAAGGCGGCGCTCCGGCCCCGGGCGCCAACCCGGCCGGACCGCACGGGAGTTCCCCCGGTGGCGCCCCGGGAGGCACCGGCGCGGCACCCGCCGGTACGGTGCCGGCCCCGGCCGGGAGCGCGCGGAACGGCGCGGCCGCCGGGGCGGAGCCGGAGGCCCGGGCGGCGGCCGGTCCGGAGGCGCTGCCCCGGCTGGTGGTCCTCGTCGACGACTTCGACGCCCTGCTGTCCCCCGCGCTCGGCAGCACCGGCCGCCCGGCGGCCGGCTCGGTGGTGCGGGCGCTGGAGGCGGTGGCCCGGGAGGGTGCCCGGCTCGGGGTCCACCTGATCGCGGCGACCGGCCATCCGGAGCGCACGGCCGGCACCGCGGCGGCGGAGGCCGCCGGGGTGCGGGTCTCCCTGGAGGTGCTGCCCGCCGTGACCGACGGGCCGGAGAAGGCCGGGGCGACGGCGGGGCGCGGCCGGCTGACCGGCCCCGACGGCTCGGCCGTCTGGTTCCAGGCGGGCCGGGTCACCGGCCGCATCCCGCGGACGGCCACCCAGCGTCCGACGGTGGTGCCGCTCGACTGGGAGCGCATGGGCGACCCTCCGACGCGCCGCCCGCTCCGCGAACTGGGCAACGGGCCGACCGACCTGGCGCTGCTGGCCAGTGCGCTGCAGCGGGCGGCCGAGTCCGCCGACGCGGCTCCGGCTCCGCCCCTGGTCTGA